A stretch of the Aphis gossypii isolate Hap1 chromosome 2, ASM2018417v2, whole genome shotgun sequence genome encodes the following:
- the LOC114126311 gene encoding zinc finger protein 512B-like, whose product MNHAIVVLLAVSVALATCTTVSPADKSRDDDRTKADGKQKRGVWGLGYGGGGGGFYDEGPSYGTLGGYGLGSSIGSGFGGYGYAPRHYPTHVHTATTITKSVPVPQPYPVTVEKHVPYPVAAPYPVEVPRPYPVAVPKPYPVAVEKPYPVHVDRPYPVPVPQPFAVPVVKHVGVPVPHPYPVDVHRPYHAGALPLPYHRPLYSDHDLW is encoded by the exons ATGAACCACGCG ATTGTCGTGCTGTTGGCCGTCTCCGTGGCGTTGGCCACGTGCACTACCGTCTCACCGGCCGACAAGTCGCGGGACGACGACCGCACTAAGGCGGACGGGAAGCAAAAACGAGGCGTTTGGGGCTTAGgatacggcggcggcggcggtggatTCTACGACGAGGGGCCTAGCTACGGCACACTGGGCGGTTACGGCCTGGGCAGCTCCATCGGGTCCGGTTTCGGGGGATACGGTTACGCCCCACGTCACTACCCCACGCACGTGCACACGGCCACGACGATCACCAAGAGCGTGCCGGTGCCGCAACCGTACCCGGTGACCGTCGAGAAGCACGTCCCGTACCCGGTGGCCGCCCCGTATCCGGTCGAGGTGCCCAGACCGTACCCGGTGGCCGTGCCCAAGCCGTACCCCGTGGCCGTCGAAAAACCGTATCCCGTGCACGTGGATAGGCCGTACCCGGTGCCCGTGCCCCAGCCGTTCGCCGTGCCCGTGGTCAAGCACGTCGGCGTACCGGTGCCGCACCCGTACCCGGTCGACGTTCACCGGCCTTATCATGCCGGCGCTCTGCCGCTTCCTTACCACAGGCCGCTGTACTCCGACCACGACCTGTGGTAG